A single window of Paenibacillus sp. SYP-B4298 DNA harbors:
- a CDS encoding sporulation histidine kinase inhibitor Sda, translated as MVFGMEILSDELLVDSYNLALQLNLDPEFIGLLFAEIRKREIEPTNHRLGA; from the coding sequence ATGGTGTTTGGGATGGAGATCCTTTCAGATGAGCTGCTTGTAGACAGTTACAACTTGGCGCTTCAGTTAAACTTGGACCCCGAGTTTATTGGACTGCTCTTCGCAGAGATCAGAAAAAGAGAGATTGAGCCAACGAATCATCGACTAGGCGCATGA
- a CDS encoding YheC/YheD family protein → MGEGNGRQLASKWAKTAALLSHPRIAPHVPATRMYNKSNLRSMLASYGMVVIKPVRGAGGHGVIKVSRTAGGYSYTYYANKRSFSTFDGLVSALSGLKKGRSYLIQRGIHLATISGRPIDYRVKHVKAGEHWGIRSMVGRLARHGLFVTNLCRGGSQMTAAQGIRRSLSGGMVVRKKQEMRELTRISTQVLESRFPGIGQLGFDYGLDKNGKIWIFEVNTRPQ, encoded by the coding sequence ATGGGCGAAGGTAATGGAAGGCAACTTGCCAGCAAGTGGGCCAAGACGGCTGCGCTGCTGTCCCATCCGCGCATTGCCCCGCATGTACCGGCTACCCGGATGTACAACAAGAGCAACCTGAGAAGCATGCTCGCCTCATATGGTATGGTTGTCATCAAGCCGGTGAGAGGGGCAGGAGGGCATGGGGTGATTAAGGTGAGCCGCACGGCGGGCGGCTATAGCTATACCTACTATGCGAACAAGAGAAGCTTCTCTACATTTGACGGTCTGGTCTCTGCTCTGTCCGGGCTGAAGAAAGGCAGAAGCTATTTGATTCAGCGAGGCATTCATCTAGCAACGATTAGCGGCAGGCCAATTGATTACCGTGTGAAGCATGTCAAGGCGGGAGAACATTGGGGCATCCGTTCCATGGTGGGACGACTAGCCAGGCATGGCCTGTTCGTTACTAACCTGTGCCGGGGTGGCTCACAGATGACGGCAGCTCAAGGCATTCGGCGCTCGCTGTCTGGGGGCATGGTGGTGCGCAAGAAGCAGGAGATGAGGGAGCTGACGCGAATCTCGACGCAGGTGCTGGAGAGCCGGTTTCCTGGCATCGGACAGCTCGGCTTTGATTATGGGCTCGACAAGAACGGGAAGATCTGGATTTTTGAGGTGAACACAAGGCCTCAATAA
- a CDS encoding alpha/beta-type small acid-soluble spore protein, translated as MARNNQLVVPQARAALEQMKYEVAQELGIQIPQDGYYGNMATRDAGSLGGYITRRLVQIAQEQLSAGR; from the coding sequence ATGGCGAGAAATAACCAACTGGTCGTTCCACAAGCGCGTGCAGCACTGGAGCAAATGAAGTACGAGGTTGCCCAGGAGCTAGGCATCCAGATTCCCCAAGACGGATACTACGGCAATATGGCGACACGTGATGCTGGCTCTCTTGGCGGATATATTACCCGTCGCTTGGTGCAGATTGCCCAAGAGCAGCTCTCTGCGGGCCGTTAA
- a CDS encoding HesB/IscA family protein, with amino-acid sequence MIEISPAATEKIKEMLLAEETPGMFLRVGVKEGGCSGFSYGMGFDDEQHDNDKEMQIDGLKVVVDEDSLKYLNGLEIDFKESAMGGGFTIENPNATATCGCGSSFRTATAAGKPNPEQC; translated from the coding sequence ATGATTGAGATTAGCCCAGCGGCTACAGAGAAAATAAAAGAAATGTTGCTTGCAGAGGAGACGCCAGGCATGTTCCTGCGGGTCGGTGTCAAGGAGGGCGGATGCTCTGGATTTTCCTACGGCATGGGATTTGACGATGAGCAGCACGATAATGATAAAGAGATGCAGATTGACGGACTGAAGGTTGTTGTCGATGAAGACAGCCTCAAGTATCTGAACGGCCTGGAGATCGACTTCAAGGAGTCGGCGATGGGCGGAGGCTTCACCATCGAGAACCCGAACGCAACCGCAACATGCGGCTGCGGGTCCAGCTTCCGTACCGCTACAGCAGCGGGCAAGCCGAACCCGGAGCAGTGCTAA
- the mqnE gene encoding aminofutalosine synthase MqnE, producing the protein MNVVMTTPEKRMQEIAEKVRHGERLSLEDGVFLYQTDDLLSVGQLANEANLRKNGKKVYFIENMSLYFTNVCEAHCAFCNFRKDQGDEGAYTLSGQEMIEYVEQHFHPGVREFHIVGGHNPHVPFQYYVDSLKALRDRFPEVTLKAYTAAEIDFFSRISGLSYKEVLQELMSAGLGSLTGGGAEILSDQYRKKMRVTKADVSEYLQVHRTAHELGLRTHTTMLYGSIETHQQRVEHMMQIRELQDETNGFMVFIPLSMQPINPRAGIRRRNSAYEDLKTIAISRLMLDNIQHIKAYFINIGTQLTQVSLTMGASDAHGTIVKERISHAAGALTPEGITREDLVWLIKGAGRIPVERDTFYNEVKVYE; encoded by the coding sequence ATGAATGTTGTCATGACTACACCAGAGAAACGAATGCAGGAGATTGCAGAGAAAGTACGCCATGGGGAGCGGTTATCGCTCGAAGATGGCGTCTTTCTGTACCAGACCGATGATTTGCTTAGCGTAGGCCAACTGGCCAATGAAGCCAACCTGCGCAAAAATGGCAAGAAGGTCTACTTTATCGAGAATATGAGCTTGTATTTTACCAACGTCTGCGAGGCGCATTGCGCGTTCTGCAATTTCCGCAAGGATCAGGGCGATGAAGGCGCGTATACGCTGAGCGGACAGGAAATGATCGAATATGTCGAGCAGCATTTTCATCCCGGTGTACGGGAATTCCATATCGTAGGCGGACATAATCCGCATGTGCCGTTTCAATATTATGTCGATTCGCTGAAGGCGCTGCGCGACCGATTCCCGGAGGTGACTCTGAAGGCTTATACAGCGGCAGAGATCGATTTCTTCTCCCGGATTAGCGGACTCAGCTATAAGGAAGTGCTTCAGGAGCTGATGAGCGCAGGCCTTGGGTCACTGACCGGAGGCGGCGCAGAGATCTTGTCGGATCAATATCGGAAGAAGATGCGTGTCACCAAAGCCGATGTCAGCGAATATCTGCAGGTACACCGTACAGCACATGAGCTGGGTCTGCGCACGCATACCACGATGCTGTATGGCTCCATAGAGACGCATCAACAGCGGGTTGAGCATATGATGCAGATTCGCGAGCTGCAGGATGAGACGAATGGCTTCATGGTATTCATCCCTCTATCCATGCAGCCGATTAATCCGCGTGCCGGCATCCGCCGCCGCAACTCGGCCTACGAGGATCTGAAGACGATCGCCATCAGCCGTCTCATGCTGGATAACATCCAACACATCAAGGCGTACTTCATTAATATCGGTACCCAACTGACGCAGGTGTCCTTGACGATGGGAGCTAGCGATGCACACGGTACGATCGTCAAGGAACGCATCAGCCATGCCGCAGGAGCGCTTACCCCTGAGGGCATCACTCGCGAGGATCTCGTCTGGCTGATTAAGGGCGCTGGCCGTATCCCTGTGGAACGAGATACCTTTTATAATGAAGTGAAAGTGTACGAGTAA
- a CDS encoding NAD(P)/FAD-dependent oxidoreductase produces MKRFVILGGGYGGLTIAQSLLEDSNIPDDVTITMIDRMPFQGLKTEYYALAAGTASDLELRVSFPSDERLKLVYGEVTEVDLERRLIELEGQDPIEYDGLAIALGCTDRYHGIEGAAEFSTSIQTFSATRETYRQLCDVKPYGQVTIVGGGLSGVEVAAELRESRPDLNIRILDRGPNILSAFPTKLQKYVASWFNNHHVEMQGHISLNRLEQGVLYDQGHEILTDVTVWTAGIQPVPIVQRMELPKDNQGRLIINDLHQLPDHPEVFVVGDCASLPFSPSAQAAEAQGKQIAEVVRAAWHNKEPKLGSIKLKGVLGSLGKKSGFGLMGKRAIIGYVPRVLKSGVLWLSKHHLG; encoded by the coding sequence ATGAAACGTTTCGTAATCTTAGGAGGCGGCTACGGGGGTCTTACGATCGCTCAAAGCCTGCTGGAGGATAGCAACATCCCTGATGATGTGACGATTACCATGATTGACCGCATGCCATTTCAAGGCTTGAAGACGGAGTATTACGCCTTGGCTGCGGGCACAGCGTCCGATCTGGAGCTACGTGTTAGCTTTCCGTCGGATGAGAGGCTCAAGCTCGTATATGGTGAAGTGACCGAGGTCGACTTGGAGCGTCGGCTCATCGAGCTGGAGGGGCAGGACCCGATTGAATATGACGGACTTGCCATAGCGCTGGGCTGTACAGATCGCTATCACGGCATCGAGGGCGCAGCCGAATTTTCGACATCGATTCAGACCTTCTCAGCTACGCGCGAGACGTATCGCCAGTTATGCGATGTGAAGCCCTACGGTCAGGTCACGATTGTTGGCGGCGGCTTGAGCGGCGTAGAGGTGGCAGCCGAGCTGCGGGAGAGCCGGCCTGATCTGAACATTCGGATCTTGGACCGGGGACCGAATATATTATCTGCCTTTCCGACCAAGCTGCAAAAGTACGTCGCCTCCTGGTTCAACAATCATCATGTTGAGATGCAGGGGCACATCTCGCTGAATCGGCTGGAGCAAGGCGTACTGTATGATCAGGGGCATGAGATCCTAACCGATGTAACCGTATGGACGGCAGGTATTCAGCCTGTGCCGATCGTGCAGCGAATGGAGCTGCCTAAGGATAATCAGGGACGGCTCATCATTAACGACCTTCATCAGCTTCCAGATCATCCTGAGGTATTTGTCGTGGGGGACTGTGCCAGCCTGCCCTTCTCCCCAAGCGCCCAGGCGGCGGAGGCGCAAGGCAAGCAGATTGCCGAGGTTGTACGTGCCGCATGGCATAACAAAGAGCCGAAGCTCGGCAGCATTAAGCTGAAGGGCGTACTCGGCTCTCTCGGCAAAAAGTCCGGGTTTGGCCTCATGGGCAAACGCGCTATCATCGGCTACGTTCCGCGTGTACTCAAGAGCGGTGTGCTATGGTTATCCAAGCATCATCTCGGTTAG
- a CDS encoding YuzB family protein, which produces MKPMIEFCASNMHHGTDRIMQLLEQNPEYEVTEYGCLGNCGECYLSPFALVEGEIVAADDVDALYEQIMQTLRRQQADREALDKLLDDL; this is translated from the coding sequence ATTAAACCTATGATTGAATTTTGCGCAAGCAACATGCATCACGGCACCGACCGTATCATGCAGCTACTGGAGCAGAATCCCGAATACGAGGTAACGGAATACGGCTGTCTAGGCAACTGCGGCGAATGCTACCTCTCCCCCTTTGCACTGGTTGAGGGAGAGATTGTTGCCGCAGACGATGTAGATGCGCTCTATGAGCAGATTATGCAGACGCTCAGGCGCCAGCAGGCGGACAGAGAAGCGCTGGACAAGCTCCTCGACGATCTGTAA
- a CDS encoding NifU family protein, producing the protein MSDNAQSTMYDEVLDVLDKLRPFLQRDGGDVELVDVEDGIVKLKLVGACGSCPSSTITLKAGIERALVEEVEGIHEVVQVF; encoded by the coding sequence ATGAGCGATAACGCACAAAGCACCATGTATGATGAAGTGCTGGATGTGCTCGATAAGCTTCGCCCGTTCCTGCAACGCGACGGCGGCGATGTCGAGCTGGTCGACGTAGAAGACGGCATCGTGAAGCTGAAGCTGGTTGGCGCTTGCGGTAGCTGCCCAAGCTCGACGATTACCCTGAAGGCTGGAATCGAGCGCGCCCTTGTTGAAGAGGTTGAAGGCATTCATGAGGTCGTTCAAGTATTCTAA
- a CDS encoding SDR family oxidoreductase yields MKGKTALITGSAKGLGKSTALMLAQHGCNIILNYVHSRQEALQLKEQIEELGVQATALQADISDPQQVERLGKQAEDTFGGIDILINNAGPFVRERRVFLEYRTEEIVSLLNGNLLGVMLLDHLLLPGMRARRWGRIIHYGFGHAGEARAWPHRAVYAAAKTGLVSFTKTLAVEEAAHGITVNMICPGDIRGENKEKRIDDVEGQLDEESPRGRPGTGEDVSRAIRFLCDAKSDFITGNILDVTGGLDPIKRTLKG; encoded by the coding sequence TTGAAGGGGAAGACTGCATTAATTACGGGCAGCGCCAAAGGACTTGGAAAAAGCACGGCACTCATGCTGGCTCAGCATGGCTGTAACATTATACTCAATTATGTACACAGCCGTCAGGAAGCGCTTCAACTGAAGGAGCAGATTGAGGAGCTGGGGGTTCAGGCCACAGCACTGCAAGCCGATATATCAGACCCCCAGCAGGTGGAGCGGCTAGGGAAGCAGGCGGAGGATACGTTCGGCGGGATTGACATCCTGATTAATAACGCGGGGCCGTTCGTCCGTGAAAGAAGAGTGTTCCTTGAGTATCGTACTGAGGAAATCGTCAGTCTGCTCAATGGCAACCTGCTGGGTGTCATGCTGCTGGATCATCTTCTGCTGCCAGGCATGCGTGCGCGCCGCTGGGGGCGGATTATTCATTATGGCTTCGGTCATGCAGGCGAGGCGCGTGCCTGGCCGCATCGGGCGGTATACGCTGCTGCCAAGACGGGTCTAGTCTCCTTCACGAAGACACTGGCGGTGGAGGAGGCGGCGCATGGCATTACAGTGAATATGATCTGTCCGGGGGATATTCGCGGAGAGAACAAGGAGAAGCGGATCGATGATGTGGAGGGGCAACTGGATGAGGAATCGCCGCGCGGCCGACCGGGTACGGGCGAGGATGTCAGTCGGGCGATTCGGTTCCTGTGCGACGCCAAGTCGGACTTCATTACAGGCAATATCCTGGATGTAACGGGAGGGCTTGACCCGATCAAGCGAACACTCAAAGGATAG
- a CDS encoding Cthe_2314 family HEPN domain-containing protein, with protein MLRMMFGEPPREPEGRLGETLQIIRRFVSLLQERSAAGSGQEMRYRKYEIYTLGLLASLDELEESQYASHKFAAQLTTRRLSAMSEDDLLSYYRHVYFDKNAFIRVFSLLDKLGTLMNDMLQLRTERIKPHFSYFTVLRNMRERNLHPALSKTLNELKERYREPMSRLRKRRNTEIHYMNSELQDDLRRLQGIAGQDAELENIQEQLNDLDQGCEMVVESLYHTFRYAYGQLR; from the coding sequence ATGCTACGAATGATGTTTGGCGAGCCTCCACGCGAGCCGGAGGGCCGACTTGGAGAGACCCTTCAAATAATCAGGCGCTTTGTCTCGTTGCTGCAGGAGCGTAGTGCTGCAGGTTCAGGGCAGGAGATGCGCTACCGCAAATATGAGATTTATACGTTAGGGCTGCTCGCTTCACTGGATGAGCTGGAGGAGAGTCAATATGCGTCACATAAGTTTGCAGCACAGTTGACCACGCGCAGATTGTCTGCGATGTCGGAGGACGACCTGCTCAGTTACTATCGTCATGTCTATTTTGACAAAAATGCGTTCATCCGGGTGTTCTCTCTGCTGGATAAGCTGGGTACGTTAATGAACGATATGCTGCAACTGCGCACGGAGCGGATCAAGCCGCATTTTTCCTATTTTACCGTGCTGCGCAACATGAGGGAAAGAAATCTGCATCCCGCCTTATCCAAAACATTGAACGAGCTGAAGGAGCGCTATCGGGAGCCGATGTCCAGACTGCGCAAACGGCGCAATACCGAGATCCACTACATGAATTCCGAGCTGCAGGATGATCTGCGCCGGCTGCAGGGCATCGCTGGTCAGGATGCGGAACTGGAGAATATACAGGAGCAGCTAAACGATCTGGATCAAGGGTGCGAGATGGTAGTGGAGTCGCTGTATCATACCTTCCGTTACGCCTACGGGCAGCTTCGCTGA
- a CDS encoding COX15/CtaA family protein, with product MTKRYRLLALLSSIGMLLVLLNGALVTNTGSGRGCGDDWPLCHGKFIPAYTLESLIEYTHRFVTGIVGLIVVAVFVLTVMKYRKYREAMYYSGGTLLFTIVQALLGAAAVKWPQTPYVMALHFGISLLAFSCTLMLVLWTRRLEAGKAEPQRNTVPTAIYKLSFALFIYTYIVVYIGAYIRHTKSAGGCIGWPLCNGEIIPELSGATGIVFMHRVAAIILVTCVILLDVYIRRHTTHQSILRISRINVVLVVVQVFSGALLTYSITNENVFIFTGLLHNLIICGYFAFLVDICIQAWRSRAGRFSS from the coding sequence ATGACCAAACGCTACCGTCTGCTTGCGCTTTTGTCGAGCATCGGCATGCTGCTGGTGCTTCTGAATGGGGCTCTAGTGACCAATACCGGCTCTGGCAGAGGGTGTGGAGACGACTGGCCGCTTTGTCATGGCAAATTTATACCGGCCTATACATTGGAATCCTTGATTGAATATACGCATCGCTTCGTCACAGGCATCGTCGGTTTGATCGTTGTCGCAGTCTTTGTGCTTACCGTCATGAAGTACCGTAAGTACAGAGAGGCTATGTATTATTCTGGCGGAACCCTGTTATTCACGATCGTCCAGGCGCTGCTCGGCGCAGCCGCTGTCAAGTGGCCGCAAACGCCCTACGTTATGGCGCTGCACTTTGGTATCTCGCTGCTGGCGTTTTCCTGCACGCTGATGCTGGTGCTGTGGACGAGAAGGCTGGAGGCGGGCAAGGCTGAACCGCAGCGCAATACGGTGCCGACTGCCATTTACAAGCTTTCCTTTGCTTTGTTTATCTACACTTACATTGTCGTCTACATCGGCGCTTATATCCGTCATACGAAGTCGGCAGGCGGCTGTATCGGCTGGCCGCTATGCAATGGCGAGATCATTCCGGAGCTGAGCGGTGCTACGGGCATTGTCTTTATGCATCGGGTGGCAGCGATTATTTTGGTGACCTGCGTGATTTTGCTGGATGTCTACATTCGCCGTCATACGACCCATCAGTCGATCCTCCGCATTAGCCGAATCAACGTCGTGCTGGTTGTGGTGCAGGTGTTCAGCGGCGCGCTGCTCACCTACTCCATTACGAATGAGAATGTATTTATTTTTACAGGTTTGTTGCACAACCTTATTATTTGCGGCTACTTTGCTTTTCTGGTCGACATCTGTATTCAGGCATGGCGCTCTCGAGCCGGGAGATTCAGCTCGTAA
- a CDS encoding thioredoxin family protein, whose translation MQKLQTEEQFRTTVAQSKLTIAVFKTTWCKDCHFIDPFMPELEEHYKEQVEFVEIDRDDLPDLCSELNILGIPSFIAFYEGQELVRFVNKLRKSREEIEQFVDRAIAVRGALAQG comes from the coding sequence ATGCAAAAGCTGCAAACTGAAGAGCAATTTCGCACAACAGTGGCTCAGTCGAAGCTGACCATTGCTGTATTCAAAACGACATGGTGCAAGGACTGCCATTTTATCGATCCGTTTATGCCAGAGCTGGAGGAGCACTACAAGGAACAGGTGGAATTCGTTGAGATTGACCGCGATGATCTGCCCGATCTGTGCAGTGAGCTGAACATTTTGGGAATCCCGAGCTTTATTGCCTTCTACGAAGGACAGGAGCTGGTTCGTTTCGTGAACAAGCTTCGCAAAAGCCGTGAGGAGATCGAGCAGTTCGTGGATCGCGCGATTGCCGTTCGCGGAGCTCTCGCTCAAGGTTGA
- a CDS encoding copper amine oxidase N-terminal domain-containing protein has translation MIKRKASKRSLVALMLSAVLLIAAGCQAVGGLDFNTVLKQAMKVSSSEGSQSLEFEMLYNEEALKLLEPEERSMLELFSKVKLDFQDIKVSENQAMSMNGTLSLGGRQVNFSLHSDDKLAVLNIEGAWRPFVIDLNEVGSLTPVSAFMEGAGLGADQSAEATEESRAKLTELSRQMVDVVGGYAIDNMPNPNRITVAPEELAVNGEQLKTAHVQMEIDGSELIPWASRFVNALIADKAGLEKMLTELIRLFRAQDPQLWTSLGIDNPLSEESTGGKSDKELVAEGVEGALEMLGDLKRNLDSVASEEQSVDSFLNKESYLKANLYVDSKLDIRQSVVELAIRVPQQAQKVELEDGTEMQYYNSPVEGFHIKVTQQAWNVNGKVVPEAVQAPKVSYTFDELVDSEGYAAMRLFKKDSVVRSLMNELKMNEQSAFFGFYDYNPPIMLPEGITLLPLRDTLNQLDSSLSYDNETKVFTVFDRWSEDRLSFKIGEDTFVSNGETKSWSVSPIVVEGTLYVPARDLIKALSGSLHWEDWGDEWRSLTVERKL, from the coding sequence TTGATCAAACGAAAAGCAAGTAAACGAAGCCTGGTGGCGCTCATGCTGTCGGCTGTACTGCTCATTGCTGCCGGCTGCCAGGCGGTAGGCGGTCTTGACTTTAACACCGTGCTGAAGCAGGCGATGAAGGTGAGCTCAAGCGAGGGAAGCCAAAGTCTGGAGTTCGAGATGCTGTACAACGAAGAGGCGTTGAAGCTGCTTGAACCAGAAGAACGGTCGATGCTGGAATTATTCTCTAAGGTGAAGCTCGATTTCCAAGATATTAAAGTAAGCGAGAACCAGGCGATGTCCATGAATGGAACGCTGTCGCTTGGCGGTCGTCAAGTAAACTTTAGCCTGCACAGCGACGACAAGCTTGCTGTGCTGAATATCGAAGGGGCATGGCGTCCATTCGTTATTGATCTGAACGAGGTAGGCAGCTTGACGCCAGTTAGCGCGTTCATGGAGGGCGCAGGCTTAGGAGCTGATCAATCGGCCGAAGCAACGGAGGAATCCCGTGCGAAGCTGACCGAGCTGAGCAGACAAATGGTGGATGTTGTCGGCGGCTATGCGATCGACAACATGCCGAATCCTAACCGGATTACGGTCGCGCCTGAGGAGCTTGCTGTGAATGGCGAGCAATTGAAAACAGCGCATGTACAGATGGAGATTGATGGATCGGAGCTGATCCCCTGGGCTAGCCGCTTCGTGAACGCACTCATCGCGGACAAGGCGGGACTGGAGAAGATGCTGACGGAGCTGATTCGTCTGTTCCGGGCTCAAGATCCGCAGTTGTGGACATCGCTAGGGATTGATAATCCGCTGTCCGAGGAGAGCACCGGTGGCAAGAGCGACAAGGAGCTCGTGGCAGAAGGTGTAGAAGGCGCACTGGAGATGCTGGGGGATCTGAAGAGAAACCTGGATTCGGTCGCTTCGGAGGAGCAGTCGGTGGATAGCTTCTTGAACAAGGAGTCCTATCTGAAAGCAAACCTGTATGTAGACAGCAAGCTGGACATCCGTCAATCGGTGGTTGAGCTGGCGATTAGAGTACCGCAGCAGGCTCAGAAGGTGGAGCTGGAGGACGGAACGGAAATGCAATACTATAATTCTCCTGTGGAAGGCTTCCACATAAAGGTCACCCAGCAAGCTTGGAACGTGAACGGCAAGGTTGTACCAGAGGCTGTCCAGGCGCCTAAGGTGTCCTACACCTTCGATGAGCTGGTTGATTCAGAAGGCTATGCAGCGATGAGACTCTTCAAGAAGGACTCTGTCGTTCGCAGCCTGATGAATGAGTTGAAGATGAATGAGCAGTCGGCGTTTTTTGGATTCTACGACTATAACCCGCCGATTATGCTGCCTGAGGGCATCACGCTGCTGCCGCTGCGCGATACGCTGAATCAGCTTGATTCAAGCCTCAGCTATGATAATGAGACGAAGGTATTCACGGTGTTCGACCGTTGGTCTGAAGACAGGCTGAGCTTCAAGATCGGCGAGGATACATTTGTGTCTAATGGAGAAACTAAGTCATGGTCAGTCTCCCCGATTGTCGTCGAGGGCACACTCTATGTGCCGGCTCGTGATCTGATCAAAGCGCTGAGCGGATCGCTGCATTGGGAAGACTGGGGAGATGAATGGCGTAGCCTTACGGTAGAAAGGAAGCTGTAA
- a CDS encoding putative polysaccharide biosynthesis protein, whose product MIRKDSLLKGTIILAAAALVARFLGLFQRIPLDNIMDESGNAYFTQANNIYLFLLIIATGGIPSAISKMVSERYAKGKVQEGQQIFRAALLFGAVSGVLMAVLLYLFAPYVAGEITKYPGATLAIQAIAPSLLLFPAIAMMRGYFQGRQMMTAGGISQIVEQIFRVITAVGLALLLLSMGMNNEWLAAGASFGSVLGSVGAFAVMLWYACKLRRQDAADTQLQETMNRELAAGVVKLRLRTIYNELFRISIPIVMTAMTVQLLYMFDTSLFNRLTGAYYSEGEAVASLAWLGMRAQAIAGLPPILAIALSTSIIPAISSAYSVRNMDAVQRQGSLVMRIVLFTGIPAALSLTIAAMSVTGFLFGDAGGSGIVAALTAGTIFQITMMTTNSMLFGMGKQMSPLRATLAGVMVKVVGSVALAPLLGVYGLIIASTLCFIMITALNLRVIAREVSLNVLGGRWIRYLAAVVITGGAGYATEWLGGMLLADLPVRLGSFLTAAAAGTVMIAMYLLLLVMLRIVTAEEADSYPGPVRKVFSLLIRRLRVEQRG is encoded by the coding sequence ATGATACGAAAAGATTCATTATTAAAAGGAACGATTATTTTGGCGGCCGCAGCATTGGTCGCCCGTTTTTTGGGCTTGTTTCAGCGTATCCCGCTGGACAATATTATGGACGAATCAGGCAATGCCTACTTTACGCAGGCGAACAATATCTATCTGTTTCTGCTCATTATTGCAACCGGGGGCATCCCGAGTGCGATCAGTAAGATGGTGTCGGAGCGCTATGCCAAGGGGAAGGTGCAGGAAGGACAGCAAATCTTCCGCGCCGCGCTCCTGTTCGGCGCCGTGTCCGGTGTGTTGATGGCGGTGCTGCTCTACCTGTTCGCCCCCTATGTCGCTGGGGAGATTACGAAGTACCCCGGCGCTACGCTGGCTATCCAGGCGATTGCGCCGTCGCTGCTGCTGTTTCCAGCCATCGCGATGATGCGCGGCTATTTCCAGGGTAGACAGATGATGACCGCGGGCGGCATCTCGCAGATTGTGGAGCAGATCTTCCGCGTCATTACGGCCGTAGGTCTGGCGCTGCTGCTGTTATCGATGGGGATGAACAATGAATGGCTTGCCGCTGGCGCGTCCTTCGGCAGTGTGCTGGGAAGTGTAGGCGCATTCGCCGTGATGCTCTGGTATGCGTGCAAGCTGCGTCGTCAGGATGCAGCCGACACGCAACTGCAGGAGACGATGAACCGCGAGCTTGCAGCAGGCGTCGTGAAGCTGCGATTGCGCACGATCTATAATGAGCTGTTCCGCATCTCGATCCCGATCGTCATGACAGCGATGACCGTTCAACTGCTCTACATGTTCGATACCTCGTTATTCAACCGTCTAACGGGAGCGTATTACAGTGAAGGGGAGGCTGTCGCCTCATTGGCCTGGCTCGGGATGCGTGCCCAGGCGATCGCCGGGCTGCCGCCAATTCTGGCGATTGCGCTGAGCACATCCATTATCCCGGCGATTTCGTCGGCCTATTCAGTGCGTAATATGGATGCGGTGCAGCGGCAAGGGTCGCTGGTGATGCGCATCGTACTGTTTACAGGCATCCCTGCTGCGCTGTCGCTGACGATCGCTGCAATGTCTGTGACTGGCTTTTTATTCGGCGATGCTGGAGGCAGCGGCATTGTCGCTGCGCTCACGGCAGGAACGATCTTCCAGATTACGATGATGACGACCAACTCGATGCTGTTCGGTATGGGCAAGCAGATGTCGCCACTCAGAGCGACGCTGGCTGGCGTTATGGTCAAAGTGGTAGGGAGTGTGGCGCTCGCTCCGCTGCTCGGCGTCTATGGGCTGATTATCGCCTCGACCTTGTGCTTCATCATGATCACGGCGCTTAACCTGCGCGTCATTGCGCGTGAGGTCAGTCTCAATGTGCTCGGAGGCCGGTGGATTCGCTACCTGGCGGCAGTTGTTATAACGGGTGGAGCGGGCTATGCAACGGAATGGCTAGGGGGCATGCTGCTAGCGGATCTGCCCGTTCGACTGGGCTCCTTCCTGACAGCAGCCGCAGCCGGTACGGTCATGATCGCCATGTACCTGTTACTGCTCGTGATGCTGCGGATCGTAACCGCTGAGGAAGCGGACTCCTACCCAGGTCCTGTACGCAAGGTGTTCAGTCTGCTGATTCGAAGGCTTCGTGTCGAACAACGGGGCTGA